CAACATCCTGCTACTACTGCTGGACGATTTCGGCTACAAAGAACTTTTAGAAGTATTTGAGAATGCGATCGAGCATGCGATCGCGAAGTCCGCCGTAGCGACGCAGCATCGAGTAGAGCCTGACCAAAAACGTGTCGATGCCGATCAACAAGCGCTTGCCGTTGGAATCCGCCGGGCGAGAGTGGTAGGTCGTCGGATGGAGTTCGAGCTTGACCGAACCCTTCTGAAAGTAATAGAGGGCAATCGAATTGCGGGAGACTCCTTCCGGACAAGCAAGAGGTTGGGGATGACCGTGATATGAAATATCAGAAGTCCGAAAGATCACGCAACGGTTGAACAATGGCTCGATCGAGCGGACACAGTGCTTCACCTCGCGGTCCCAAAATTCCAGATTCCCCAACCACTCTTCCTGCCACCCCGGGTTGAAGTAGATAAGTAGATTGATCTCGCGGCTCCACTCGCCGTGATTCGGGTGGGAGAGGAAGTCGGTGTGCATGTTCAGATGACCACCGGGAAGAGTCTTGTGCATGCCCGCGCCGTCGAGAAAGGGATCCGCAAACAAGCCCTCTAAACCCGTGATCCCCTCGATGAAGCGAACAAAATCCTCCGACTGAAGCGCTTCCACCAACTCCCGAGTCCGCGGACCCATCCCTTCCAGGTTGGTGATCGCCATCTTTCGCTGATTGTAATGGTGATAGTGCGCCCAGCTGGATTCCTCCTCGGCGTATTCTTCGACCACGGGTTCCGCGATATCCGCCGGCAGGAAGTCGTCTAGAACCACGTGCGGAAAAGGATCGGCAGATGCGAAATCTGCGCGGTGCTGCCCGGCGAGCTTCGTGTAGCGATCAAAATCCAAAATCTTTCGCGACAAGTGCGGCTTTCCTCTGCCCGGATTGCAACGGATCGAACGAAGAACGGGAGCAAAAACGGAGTGACTGCCGCATAGTATCGGTTGTCCGGCTTCGACATCCAACACGGCATTCGCTACTGCCGCCCATCGCGATCTCGCTTTCCCCGTGGGAAGGCAACAGGCTTTTGCAAACGTTCCTGGAGAAGAAGATCTCGTGAACACTCCGTCGACCCACGATTCAAACTCGACGACGAGCGAGCCTGGCCGTTGGCACATACCCGCCCTGATCTGTCTCAGCACGTTTTGGGAATCGCTGTTCATCTTGAAGGGCAGCAACCTGCTCGATGAAGGTTGGGCGCTCTACGCCGG
This portion of the Myxococcales bacterium genome encodes:
- a CDS encoding 2OG-Fe(II) oxygenase, producing the protein MSRKILDFDRYTKLAGQHRADFASADPFPHVVLDDFLPADIAEPVVEEYAEEESSWAHYHHYNQRKMAITNLEGMGPRTRELVEALQSEDFVRFIEGITGLEGLFADPFLDGAGMHKTLPGGHLNMHTDFLSHPNHGEWSREINLLIYFNPGWQEEWLGNLEFWDREVKHCVRSIEPLFNRCVIFRTSDISYHGHPQPLACPEGVSRNSIALYYFQKGSVKLELHPTTYHSRPADSNGKRLLIGIDTFLVRLYSMLRRYGGLRDRMLDRILKYF